Part of the Pieris brassicae chromosome 11, ilPieBrab1.1, whole genome shotgun sequence genome, TGAATTGAATGAATTTAGCTAAAAATTACCTCATAACTTTAGACATTAACAAGAAAACTTAGTAATTTAACGAAAGGTACACAGGTATATTGAAGTGGCTGTAAAACTAATAAACTTGAAAACATGAGCGTCTGCACTAAAGCAGTGAAGTGCTGTAATAAGTATACGAGTCATGCTAAAGTTGCTGGATCAAAGTTTATAGCCTACATAAACTACAGCCTTAGTTTCAGATTACCGGATTGCTATTTAGTGCCATAAAATGGTAATTACATAAACAtcattactattttattttgttagatTGTTCACCAAATGTGACTGACAACCGAAGCAAAAGCAATTGTATTTTCCGGAAGCGCTATCCAGGAACACTCGTTAACCAATTTTCAAAGAAGGcggttataaatatttcaaactaCTAGTACTTTAACAACTCACACTCAGGATTCAACAAAGTAATGTAATGCATCTCTTCCGCTGATTATAAACTTGCGCATGCATGAAGTACCACAtactttaattgtaatataaacatttctgAAGCGGTCGAAGCTCAAAGCGTATACAGTAACTGGACTTCAACAGCTGCAAAAGTTATTACACACCGTTttcaaaagaaattttaaacttaatttatttcttggcCAATTTACAATGGGTAGTAAACGGAGAGTTATTTAGGCTCTTTGTTTACGGATAATACAATAGCTTCAATTCATAGTAAGAATCTATAATCCTTTAATGACTTAATAACCATGATAACAATTTCAATGAAACAAAAGATGTTGACTTCTTCGAGTTAAAGCTGAGGCCATTTCTTAATGATCAGGTAGTTAAGggaattgtataaatataagttgTAGCAACAGATTAAATAGTTTAGTATCGTTTAAGATTTGAGTGTGTTAAAATGGTGAATTTAAAACCGGAAACTTCTGATGGTTTTGCTAACTCACGTCGTAATCATCGGAATTTTGGGTATAGATTTGGTAGGGGTCGTGAAGAGAAAAAACAAGTACCCAATGGTCTGTTACAATTGGATGCCTTGGCACAGAGATCAGTGATGTTAATGGAAAAACACGGATCAACTTCAAACAACAATTACAATATCGCGATGGATCTTTTGCGTCTGCAATACAACCTGGTAAGTCAATcgaatgattatttaaattatatttttgaagtgaaacttctttatcggcttattatttattggaaaaaaattatggtcacatttttcggttacgcgccatctttttattGTCCCTTCCACGATTGATTCGAAGCTATTaataaccaaaatatataataaccataacaatgatagtaataattctattacaattaattaaattccgtaataatcttagtaggtataacgtaaataattgtattgtattcatgtctatgacactaaaagctttttgttaaactttatctaaccaatttctgtaaagttgcatgtaatacatatttttttcttaaaataaggCCATGAAGAAgaacttcttacgtgtgtagtacacgcacacatttttgaaTCTATTCTCTATTatgtgatatatatttaaataaagataaattgtaaaacacattatagagtaaaaaatattaattttagtatttgcATTTGTGTTAGGTTTTGTGAGGTGGaatccatttttttaatatttgtttgtaccaTACCCAGTAATACGTACATAATAGTGGCAACGAAAAGCATACACAACGAGACTAGCTCGATGCATTaagttatgaaattttttaaaataattaacaaagtcTTAAGCAACAGATTATTATGCAtggtaatatgtatatatatatatataaataaataaatatatagatataataaagttaaattctTCTTTCAGAACTTTATCGTTCTCTGTGAACAGTGCAACGGACCCCACGCAGTTGACGAGTTATTAGCCCCAGAACGTTAACCTTAAAAAGCATACATTACATGCGAAGACAACATCTAAGCATCGCG contains:
- the LOC123716465 gene encoding uncharacterized protein LOC123716465; this encodes MVNLKPETSDGFANSRRNHRNFGYRFGRGREEKKQVPNGLLQLDALAQRSVMLMEKHGSTSNNNYNIAMDLLRLQYNLNFIVLCEQCNGPHAVDELLAPER